The Poecilia reticulata strain Guanapo linkage group LG10, Guppy_female_1.0+MT, whole genome shotgun sequence sequence CGGAGATCGATGACACAGCCTGACCCCGCCCCACCGCAGGCCTTCCTCCCCCAACCGAGGCCCTCCCGGGTACGTAGCTTCCTCCATTCACGGATCCCGGAGACTGGACCCGGCGACCGCCTGCCACAGGAAGCGACTGGATGACTGGGAGACCTCTGGGGGACTGACGACCGGCTGACATGGAGCCCACGGGGTTGACGGCTTTGACCGGAGTTCGCAACGTGAGCGGAGACTGACCGTTGCTCCGCAGACGACTACAAGCCATACCTTAAGCAGGACAGCAAAGGTTTCAACACAGGCTGGACATGTgcagtttattgatattttagacAAACTGAGGACAAAGAGAATGTATAATCCCTGCAAAGCTATCTATGTGATTGAACTTTTCTGGCttcaatgtttgtttgttttttttggaatatTTGCTCAAGCTGTATGATTAGGGAGGCAATTCTGTTGGAAGCTGATCCTCTGTCCCAGTTTCCAGCCTCCACCTGTTTTTCTTGAGGGCTTGTGCAGTATTTGCAACAAACAGCAATAAAGTTCAATCTTGGTTTCATCCGACCTGTTTTTCATGGCTTTTTACAAACTGCAAATGTAACTTCGGATGGGTTTCATCTTGTGTCTTTTCTATAAAGGCCACATTTGTGAAATGCATGACCAATAGTTCTCCTGTCAAAAGACTGACAAACATGAGCAAAGGGTCCCTGAAGCTCCTCCGGAGTTACCACGGatcctgtttttttcccccttattcATGTTAGGAGATCAAAAGAGTTGCATTATGATGATTGTTTAAACAGTTATCAGTGTATTTCTATAGGAGGAAGTATTCTGAATTAACCGTCaaacacttaacatttataGCCTTGTTCGACTGTTGtttacatcaaaaaaaaaaacaaagaacatatCATGACAAGTTTAATTCAgcaaaaattaataatttgttcCTCACTTCTCATTTATGCACCTTGTGTTGACCTATGACATAAAGTCCCAACAATTAAAGTCTGTTGTTTTAACAGgacaaatgttacaaaatgaaatcgtatgaatacttttgggaGGCAGTGTAAGTGAGACTCCTGTGTCGTCTGGAAGTTGCACACAAGCTTTCGAGGAGCAGTTCTGgataagtaaaagaaaaataaatgcaaatggccaagaaggaggaagagagagaagcaTCTTAGATGCTTGTGCAACTGTTTGAGAGTTGCATCATGCACGTGTTAATCCAGCTGTGGCAAATaatgtcttaaataaaatattaactgtGACTACAAGTTTTAGCcaggattatttttgtttcaatatttcTATTGAAAACATGACAGCAGCTCTGCAGTGTTGCATAACTACTGGCAGGCGAAAGTGCTGGCACCATCATTGCTCATGATGAGGGCTGCTTATCTTAGCATCCGCACTGCGATGTGATGCGAGCATGCACAAAATTTGTTGTGCAAGATGTGATGCCATGTTAGACGGATAAATGCAAACAGGCCTGCTACGTCTTTGTTAATACCCTCAAATTTGTAATAATTAATCTACCAGGGATctctttctttatatttaatgatTCTTGGAAATATTGATATCTTTAAGCACGTTAATTAACAAGAATTATGTTAATTAATGTGCTTAATTAACACATTAATTAacaagatttacaaaaaaaaaaatgagtggaTCTTTTTTGAGATgcctcaggaaaaaaaagatccaatCATACTCCCTGGCACACAAAGGTCCAAACATACTGCAGATGAATCCTCCTGTCCTTTTGTCTTAGCACTCTTGTGGCCATGCACACATCAGGAGGCGGTGGAAAGTTATACTTTAGGAGTGAGGGAAGCGGGTAAGGAGGGTGGGGTTACCTGTGGAGGGGGAGCGGGTCAGGTGGGACATGCGGTTGCCAGAGCTCTGGAGGTTAGCCTCCATGCTGCGGCTGTTCCTGACTGCCTCCAGGGAACGTAGGCTGGTACGGGGGGCCAGGTTAGGCATGCTGTGTCTCAACTCCTCTGCAACCATACAAAATGTATTCAACAACAGGAATAAACCTGATTTTAAACTACAGCAACCTTCCCGGGACTATATTCCCGGCCTCGCACACGACGGTAACTCCTTGCCAAAGCTTTAGCCTACCTTCACTCTTGGCGAATTTGAGCAGCTCCGCGCTGGGACCCTGCAGAGAACGCCTGGGCGCTCTCGCGCGCGGCGCCCCGAGTCGACTGCTGTACTCCTGCCCGTGGTTGGAGGTGGAGGGAGAGAGGCAGCGAGGCGAGCCCAGCGGCGACGGGGTAAAGCGATGCCGGCGCTGGGGAGCCGACGACAGCTCGTCCTCTTCGTCCTCCAGGCTGTACGTGTCAAACTCCTGGTCGCTGTACGTACCGCCGCGGCGCAGGGACTGCAAAGACGTCGTGGAGCTGCGGCGAGACGCGGAGGCTGAGCTGGAAGCGTAATCCTGCCTGAGACCTGTCGCACAAAGAAGACGTCACACCGAAGCAAAAAACTGCCCGCACAGAAGCGATGCAGAGGAAGCGCCAACAACTCTGTTTGACACACTAACTTATAACTTACTCTCTTCCTGCAGGCGAGCCATGATCTGCACGTCAGTGAGATCCTGTAGCTTGTAGCCCATCGAGATGGAGTCATCCGAGGTGCTGAGTTCGCTGTCTATAGAGGATTGGGAGCTCAGGGCTGAATGCATGCTGGGGACAGCTGTAATAATAGACAGTGATACCTGTTACAGCAAAAACTAAATGCTACATAATGATGCTGAGATTCTAATATTATggtgagtaaaaaaataaataaataaaaaatgcaaaaatcaacataaaaaaaagcaaacagtggTATAGCACAACACATCATTTGTACACGAAACAAtctgtaatttgaaaaaaataaatcctttgtTGATGTTGTGAAGACATCCTGGGTACTTTCCCTGTTTGCACACAaacttccaaaaacaaaaatcacttcaCAGAATGATTTGCACAACACAGAAGCAGGAAGTCGGTGTAAAACGTTACAAAATTTTACTGTCTTGCTTTGtttacagtgccttgtaaaagtctTCATATCCTGTCAATGCACAACAAGCAATTAgaacataaatgtaaaacagaagaaaaagggatcctataaaacacactgaagcgTGTAGttgtaacatgataaaatgtatGACCTTTGCAAGGCGCTGCAAGTTAAAGCTCTCCAGATTTCACTCTGTTTTTGCAAGGCAGCATTACTCTAGAAAGATTAATCTCCTCATGAGGTCCCCTGGCTGACAAATAACAGATTAAgacaaatgcaaaacatgttaTGTAAAAGATCTCAGACTAAGCAGGACCAGATCACTTTGACCAGGCATGTTCAAGTTGAACCAAAAACCTGTTATTTGGAAAAGTTGAGAAACATCAATACTGTAGatatttggggggaaaaaaactatagGAAATGAAATCAGACTCTAAACTAAATCATGTTTAAATTTCTCCAGTTGGAAAATTAGaagtaaatgtaaacaaaaaaagtaagaattttTAGACGGCCATATAAAATTTAAtcataatgcaataaaatagcATGTGGCTATGAAAAACACATCAATACTTTTacttctgatgttttttgtctggggtgcagattaaaaaaaagttgtggcACTAACGTACAAAtgacaaatacatatttaagaATCTCCTTATTTGTGTAGCTTCCTGTGTGGATGAGAAAACAAATCGCTGCCAGGCAGAAACTAgaaatcagtcaaaaaaaaaaaaaaagaaaaaatgcaaaagatttTGGAAAACGGTTTGCAGAGCTGGGAAACCCAAAGTAAAGCAGGTCAACAACATGCACAGGGTCAAAGTGTGgctcctcaaaagccgacactTTTTAACTCGCACGTGTAAACTGTGAATGTCATCAACATTATTCCCACCGAAGAAGCAGTGCGTTAATGTCATGCCATACCTGAGCTGCCACAGGTTAGTACGGATTTGTTAGTCGTTTTGTGGTACCCAGGAGAGATCAGGCCAGAGCTAGTCGAGCCTCCCTCTGACGGGCTGCAGTACATGGTTCTCCATCGAGACGCTGCGGGCAACAGGACAGGACAGATCAGGTACCCGACATGAATGGAGAATGACGTCAAGTCTGAAAAAGCAGGCTGAAAGTATTGGATTAACACATAAAACGCGCGTGCTTGCTTAAATGATTAAGTCTACAGTCTTTGCTATCAGGTTGATGCCGTTTTAAATGGAGAGCAGCCCTGGGAACAGGGGGGAAGGTAATCCAATCTAACCCATGACTGTATGCAGTTGTTGGGATGTGGTGTGAATGGCTTTGTTGTTCAGGTCCTGCAGCTCGCAGGAAGCCGACGCCGAGCATGTGATAAATAATGAATGCGGTCTGTTGGATCAGATGCAAACTTTCTATCCGCGCAACAAAAGTGGATCATCCGCACTGAATGGCACCATTCAGACTTCGCCACAGAGCTCAAACAGACCGATTCGTGCAGATGTCTCGGAGAGGTGAGCTGTAAGTAAGGAGGAGCAGGAAATGTGCTGAAATttcatttccttaaaaaaaaaaatacaaataaaaattcctTAGATTGGATTTGTTGCAGTAAAACATTATGCATGTTTTGTGCTAAAAGCGTACTCTGGTCCAAACGATTGATCAGTGTCCGGCAAGCCATTTCCGTCTCCGGGCTGCGATGGTCGAGGGCCTGCCGACACCACTTCAGCGGCGAGTCCGGACCTTGCTCTGCCACTTGCTTTCTTGGAGAAACGTACAACCTGTGCAAGAGAAAACACACGGGACGAAGGGTTACGCCTGTGGAAAACCGCAGGTAGGAACAGAAGAAATGAGAGCAACCTTCTTGTCACGACTTCACAGcagaaaatcaaagcaacaagtCGATCAACAAGTCACTAAGGGGTTTAATGACCAAGGAACTTGTTtgaaagcaaaaagcaaacGCATCCTGTAACAAAAAGACTGGACGCCCTTCTTTTATAGTCCGAGACTTTTTCAAATGTGCTGTCTGGGTGGATGATTGATCAATTCAAAGGCTGAGAAAACCTCCATTCAGGAGACATCAGCCACAGATTTCCATGGCTGCTTGTGGGCACTTCTTCTGTGGTGTCTACTGTTGCTCCGGCGACGGCAAACGGCCGTGAAGTCTGTGTGAGCTTTGAAGTGGCGACGATCACACGGGCCGATCTTTTCAGTTAAGATACACAAAGCAACGCTGGATAGACTGGTTCTGTAGAAATCAACAGCAAATCATCTTCCCATTAGGCAAACACAAAAGGTCCCGTTTCCCAGTGGAGCGAGCAACAATGCGGGGAGCAATATTCAGGTCACACACCCTGCCAGAGAGCTGGGGAAGGCGGGTAGGGGACATAGAGCGGGAGGTGGCAGCAGAAACTGCTCTCATACTGTTCTGCAACAACGCTCTATGAATTCACACTGGTTGCCAGGTGAGATGTTAGCGGGGGATTTAGAAGACGAAGAAATCGAAACCACATCAAATGCTAAACCCATGCGGAAAGGGTTAGGCGAGTTTTTGTGCCGATTACAATGTcaaaacacaaggaaaacatGGATGACGTAGGAGGTGCTTCACCTGCCACATAACTACCATATCTTTTCAAAAGGCTTCTCAGCAAAACATGTGACAGAATTGAAAGTTTGAGGCCCATTTGTGTCACATTAGCACCCAGAATCATAAAGCTATAATCAATGTCAAAGAGGTAGACAATCACCCCCAGGGGGGAAATAAGAATCCTAAAGAGAGTcagacatttatatttttagattcaGGTTACATAATATCACATTGCGAGACCTACCAGGAAATATTagccacagaaaaaaatagagacCCCCTGTGAATCTGGAAGAGCAGTACCATGTGGAAGATGTTCTGTCCAACTGCAATTTCTCCCCTACATACAAAACAGTAAGGTGGCATATGacaaacactgcacatcaccctgaacacactgGGTTCAATggaaacatggtggtgggagCATCCTGCTGTAGGTTCCTCAGCAGGATGGCAGAGAAACAGGTGACAACGTTTATGAAGCAAAACATGGGAtaatcctggaaaaaaaaaaaacccatctatACGAGGCTGGAAAAGACTGGAGGTTCAGATATGAGCAGGAAATTGACCCAAAACATACAACCAGAACTTCAACAGAATGCTTTAAATCTAAACAATAAGACTGAGCTTCAGGGTAAAAAGTTAAATCTCTATGTGAAAAAGATTTGCAGTTGTATTAGCAACATTAGGTGGTTCTGAAAAGCTTTGAGagcaaatgcacaccacactttttagattgttagtcattaattttcttttaacttcatAATTATTGGGAAAGCTGTGTAGTTGTGCCACATGacgtacaaaaaaaacatacgaCTATTGTGGttgaaaccagacaaaatgtggaaacgtTTAAGAGGTTATGAACATCTTTGCAAGGAAATGCAAAGATAAACATCTCCTTTGGCGCTACAATGCACCcatcaataaaacacagtatCTTTAAATGTGGGGCATCTAATTAATcactcagaaataaaaaaaataaaaaaatatacccAGAACAAAACAGTCTTGCCACACGTAGGGCGGGGGGGCACCTCAGATCACATGCTGCGCAATCCAGCGCAAAGCAGTTTAGCCATACGCCAACATCCAGGGCAGATCAGATTATGCTGCAATGAGGATTACCCCATGTTTTGGCGATGATAACCTCACAAAGCCCATATGGTATGGCTAATAACgtgaagctgaagaaaaaaaataagctgaGTGGTTAGGCTGTCAAGCTCTATTGGATCAGGAAGACCATTGTTACCATGTGGAAGAGTCATGACTAGCATGTTGCTGACCATTCTTCATGTAGTKTAAGATTGAAGGGTAAACAAGCATCAGTTGTATCAGATTGTCTGAAGCATAAtgattaattataataataatgagatTGAAGCTATTTGTGTCAAATCAagccaacaacaacagcaattGTGTTTCCTGAAACtgcttttacttattttgaGGAGATACATTGAGAAACGCATATATTTTAGGTAAAATTATGCTCACCATAACATGTCAAgcacaattctttttttttttttttgctcgtcTTATCTTCTAAATTACAGATATAGCTGTCTGAGCTGCATGAGTTCAGAAAGAAGGCACCAGTTTGATGTTGTGCAGGACTGAGCTTTTCTATGCATCCAGATGCTGCCTAGTTTCTGCCCTGTGGGGGAGTTTCACACTTCACAATCCAGCGATCAAATGGAAAGGTACAAATGACTCATGTGGCTGAAGGGGCCTCCtttacacacatgcacgcaGACATTATGAAGTGAACCGTTAACTGTGCCTTCTTTGCATAACTAGAAAAGATAGATAACACAAGAGAGAAAATGGGACCTACCAGCTGTCCTCGTCCTCTACCTCCAAACAMTCATCTTCCAAATCTAGGACATCCACCTCATCCAGCGCAGTTTGGTCCACACCTGAGTCACTCTCTGTGAGCGTCTCTGACTCGTAGCTCTCCTGAGAGGGGCTCTCRGGGGTCTGGCTTTGCCCCTGAGACCGTTCGCTGCCGTTTCTACATGTCAGAGTAAGAAAGCCCCCACACGGACCCAGATCTTCCTCTTCCagcctgtcctcctcctcctcatcgtcGTCGTTCCCGTCTTCCAGCCTGCTGATCACGGGCAGAGGGGACATATCTTCCCCACAGCTGTTGTTGTCCTGAGGGGGTGACAGCTTGCAATCTGTGCTGCCCGGTTCTCCACTGTGGTCCACCCTGACCTGATCACAGGTCAGCCTCTTGTTGACGTTGTCAGCGGCACTCAGGTTGCTATTGGCTCCTCTGGGGATAACAGTCTTGGCTCCCCTGTTGCGCAGCGTCTCATTCTGGACCTCTAGCCTTCTAACCAGCTCTTGCAGCTTCCGCACCTCCTCCAGCTCCACTCCAGCCAGGTCATGACCCCTCTCCTCGGCCTCTTCACACACGGGATCGGAGCTCTCCGTGAGGCCGGTGGGCCTGCCGTTATCGGGCTCCGGGACCACACCGGAACTGTCCGGGACCACCATGCTGCTACTCTGTTGGGAGACACCGTAACACATGCTACATGACACAAGCGCTTCATAATTCTGCCTCTTTCCGTTACATAAAAACGTATTCACCCAGCACACTAGCTCAMATATAAACACGCTATTCACATGTACATCCATCGGTCTTAGCTTGCGTTTCCACTTATCTTATCCTAATGTCATTGCCCCAGATGAGTTAGTAGAGGCTGTATAAGCTAATTATTAGCCTAAAACTGCGACATTGTGTTGCAAccgagacaaaaaaaaaaaaaaaaacctctcccTGCCTAAATGCTTGCATGCATGCTAACAACAACAGAACCTTACCGGTGATTCAGCCGTGCYGTCCCTGCGAGCTGGTGACTGAGCCTCCCGCCACTCAGAGCTCAAACCCTCCACAGCAGCACCGGGGACCGCATGAATGGAGACGCTAATTACARCCACGAGAAAACGACCCGCGGACCGAAAGCGGCTGTCCAAACAGTGAAGCGGGGAAAGCGGCTAGTCCATCTTCTGTTGTTGGTGAGCGCATCGCACAGCTGCTAACTAGCTTGATGATGGAATTAGTTAGCCCAGTTCAGTTGAGCAGACCTGCAGCGGAGCATCATTCGCCCCTCCCCCTTCGACTTATCCTGTTGGTTAGCGCCCTCTATGGGAGAACCTCGCACTGCAGTAAGACACTTGTAATGCACAGTGAAAGCCGCCATGTGTCGCTGTGTCAAACAACGTTTCCAACTGTAGGGGACAGAATATGTCTTTTGGTGTGCCCGCTGCTGGCTCACAAATaacagtgatggaaaaaaaaaaatcgacttATGAAATCGTCGCTATTTAGCTAATTGGAATAggtttcagacaaaacaaaagttgcTGTGCTtatctgtttgtcttttacccatttttgccttttaataaaacaaaaaatgtgtacCAAGATTCactttgaaatttaatttagatttcGGGACAAGAATTTAGGAACTCTCTACACCAACAACTCACGCTGGGATCCAAAAGTTCAATTAATAAATATGATTCTCAAAGTGTACACACCCTTTCTTATAGTTACAGGTGTTTGTGCAAATATTATGGGCGTGTAACCAGATAGACACTCAAATACACAGTGGTCATTCAAtcagttaaaaataacagaaattatTTCTACTTATAATGTTCAACAATAAGTGAGTCATTTAAAATAGTATAATTTAGCATCAagttcagaagtttacatgcagttttgcattttcaagTGTATGACCCTTGATCTATGGTTTATTCCTACTGACAGAACTGGTATAACCATGTCAGTTTCATAAGCTGCCTTGTTTACATGCACATTTTCAGCTCTGCCTATTTTTTATGAACTGAAGTCAGCCTTTTTTGATGGGAACTCTTGATTGTCCTTAAGCCACATCTGTCACTATGCATTCAGAAGACCCATTTTAATCTATGCTTTAACTTTCTAGCTGATATCTTAAGATATTGTTTCAATAtgtctatatattttttgtcccTCCTTCTACAAAACAGCCTTGTGACATGATGGTTCCAACACCTCATACAATTGTGCTGGCGTTCTCAGAATTGCAAGCWTCCCCCTTTTTACCTTAAATGTAGCAATGGTAATTATgactaaacacaaacaaatacattttagtttcatcaaaCCGCAGGACTTGCTTCTAAAAAGTAGCTTTTGCTGAGTGTTTCAGAAAACTATCATCTCTTTATGTTGAATTTAGTGTAATGACTTTATCTGCTCTGAGTGGCCTCTTATCATTGTCAGTAAAGGacttgtttcactgtggataatggCTCTCACTTTAGCTTTTGATCTGGGACTGATatatacatccatccatccattttcttgcacccttgtcccttaatggggtcgggagggttgctggtgcccatctccagctaacgtttcgggcgagaggcggggtacaccctggacaggtcgccagtctgtcgcagggcaacacagagacacacaggacaaacaaccatgcacacacatactcacacctaggggcaatttggagaggccaattaacctaacagtcatgtttttggactgtgggaggaaaccggagtacccggagaaaacccacacatgcccagggagaacatgcaaactccatgcagaaagactgatATATACATTTCAGACCAAAATATCTTTGGGCTTTTCTGTATCCTT is a genomic window containing:
- the LOC103471176 gene encoding SLAIN motif-containing protein-like isoform X2, whose product is MVVPDSSGVVPEPDNGRPTGLTESSDPVCEEAEERGHDLAGVELEEVRKLQELVRRLEVQNETLRNRGAKTVIPRGANSNLSAADNVNKRLTCDQVRVDHSGEPGSTDCKLSPPQDNNSCGEDMSPLPVISRLEDGNDDDEEEEDRLEEEDLGPCGGFLTLTCRNGSERSQGQSQTPESPSQESYESETLTESDSGVDQTALDEVDVLDLEDXCLEVEDEDSWLYVSPRKQVAEQGPDSPLKWCRQALDHRSPETEMACRTLINRLDQTSRWRTMYCSPSEGGSTSSGLISPGYHKTTNKSVLTCGSSAVPSMHSALSSQSSIDSELSTSDDSISMGYKLQDLTDVQIMARLQEESLRQDYASSSASASRRSSTTSLQSLRRGGTYSDQEFDTYSLEDEEDELSSAPQRRHRFTPSPLGSPRCLSPSTSNHGQEYSSRLGAPRARAPRRSLQGPSAELLKFAKSEGMACSRLRSNGQSPLTLRTPVKAVNPVGSMSAGRQSPRGLPVIQSLPVAGGRRVQSPGSVNGGSYVPGRASVGGGRPAVGRGQAVSSISARSKLTQPPRRSLGMTKISDESWKDGCY
- the LOC103471176 gene encoding SLAIN motif-containing protein-like isoform X1, which produces MVVPDSSGVVPEPDNGRPTGLTESSDPVCEEAEERGHDLAGVELEEVRKLQELVRRLEVQNETLRNRGAKTVIPRGANSNLSAADNVNKRLTCDQVRVDHSGEPGSTDCKLSPPQDNNSCGEDMSPLPVISRLEDGNDDDEEEEDRLEEEDLGPCGGFLTLTCRNGSERSQGQSQTPESPSQESYESETLTESDSGVDQTALDEVDVLDLEDXCLEVEDEDSWLYVSPRKQVAEQGPDSPLKWCRQALDHRSPETEMACRTLINRLDQTSRWRTMYCSPSEGGSTSSGLISPGYHKTTNKSVLTCGSSAVPSMHSALSSQSSIDSELSTSDDSISMGYKLQDLTDVQIMARLQEESLRQDYASSSASASRRSSTTSLQSLRRGGTYSDQEFDTYSLEDEEDELSSAPQRRHRFTPSPLGSPRCLSPSTSNHGQEYSSRLGAPRARAPRRSLQGPSAELLKFAKSEEELRHSMPNLAPRTSLRSLEAVRNSRSMEANLQSSGNRMSHLTRSPSTGMACSRLRSNGQSPLTLRTPVKAVNPVGSMSAGRQSPRGLPVIQSLPVAGGRRVQSPGSVNGGSYVPGRASVGGGRPAVGRGQAVSSISARSKLTQPPRRSLGMTKISDESWKDGCY